The Microcebus murinus isolate Inina chromosome 4, M.murinus_Inina_mat1.0, whole genome shotgun sequence genome has a segment encoding these proteins:
- the LOC105883435 gene encoding olfactory receptor 52P1, with protein MESPNHTNMDPSVFFLLGIPGLEKFHLWLSLPVCCLGTATVVGNITILVIVATEPALHKPVYLFLCMLSTIDLAASVSTVPKLLGILWCGAGHISASACLAQMFFIHAFCMMESTVLLAMAFDRYVAICHPLRYATILTDTIIARIGVVAMVRGSLLMLPCPFLIGRLSFCQSHVIPHTYCEHMAVVKLACGDTRPNRVYGLTAALLVIGVDLFCIGLSYALIAQAVLRLSSNEARSKALGTCGSHVCVILISYTPALFSFFTHRFGHHVPLHIHILLANVYLLFPPALNPVVYGVKTKEIRDRVVRVFQRGQGIGIKASE; from the coding sequence ATGGAATCTCCTAATCACACAAACATGGAcccttctgttttcttcctcctgggTATTCCAGGTCTAGAAAAATTTCACCTGTGGCTCTCACTCCCTGTGTGCTGCCTGGGCACAGCCACAGTTGTGGGCAATATAACCATTCTGGTCATTGTTGCCACTGAGCCAGCCCTGCACAAGCCCGTGTACCTTTTCCTGTGCATGCTCTCAACCATAGACTTAGCCGCCTCCGTCTCCACAGTTCCCAAGCTGCTGGGCATTCTCTGGTGTGGAGCTGGACATATAtctgcctctgcctgcctggcccAGATGTTCTTCATTCATGCCTTCTGCATGATGGAGTCCACCGTGCTGCTGGCCATGGCCTTTgatcgctatgtggccatctgccacCCACTCCGCTATGCTACTATCCTCACTGACACCATCATTGCCCGCATTGGGGTGGTAGCTATGGTGCGAGGCTCCCTGCTTATGCTCCCGTGTCCCTTCCTCATTGGGCGTTTGAGCTTCTGCCAAAGCCATGTGATCCCACACACATACTGTGAGCACATGGCTGTTGTGAAGCTGGCCTGTGGGGACACCAGGCCTAACCGTGTGTATGGGCTGACAGCCGCACTGTTGGTCATTGGAGTAGACTTGTTCTGCATTGGTCTCTCCTATGCTCTCATTGCACAAGCTGTTCTTCGCCTCTCATCAAATGAAGCTCGTTCCAAGGCCCTAGGGACCTGTGGTTCCCACGTCTGTGTCATCCTCATTTCTTATACACCAGCCCTCTTCTCCTTTTTTACACATCGCTTTGGCCACCACGTTCCGCTCCATATTCACATTCTTTTGGCAAATGTTTATCTGCTCTTCCCACCTGCTCTTAACCCTGTGGTATATGGAGTTAAGACCAAGGAGATTCGTGACAGGGTTGTTAGAGTGTTTCAAAGGGGACAGGGAATTGGAATCAAGGCATCTGAGTGA
- the LOC105883336 gene encoding olfactory receptor 52P1-like, giving the protein MKIFNHSSFMTFTLMGIPGLESQHLWLSVPFSSMFLAILLGNGTVLFLVATEPTLRTPMYLLLALLMVADLISTLALMPKLLCLFWFNDRDIAANACFTQMFFIHGASVVRSALLVAMAFDRFVAVCKPLRYNTILSHSLVGRLGLLALAKGVILILPMPLLLQRLTFCHIVIPHTYCDHMAVVKMACGHTRPNRIYGLFVILLVVGLDLLLIGFSYVLILQAVVRLNSQDAIFKALNTCSAHLFVILVTYAPALFSSVTHRIGHNIPPHAHILLANLYLLLPSMFNPIIYGIKMKEIQDKVNKCLCRGTS; this is encoded by the coding sequence ATGAAAATCTTCAACCATTCCAGCTTCATGACCTTCACCCTGATGGGCATACCTGGCTTAGAGTCACAGCACTTGTGGCTATCTGTTCCTTTCTCCTCCATGTTTTTGGCTATCCTCCTTGGCAATGGTACTGTCCTCTTCCTAGTGGCCACAGAGCCCACACTTCGCACACCAATGTACCTGCTCCTGGCTCTGCTGATGGTGGCTGACCTCATATCCACTCTGGCTCTGATGCCCAAGCTCCTCTGTCTCTTCTGGTTCAATGATCGGGACATAGCTGCCAATGCCTGTTTCACCCAGATGTTTTTCATCCATGGAGCATCTGTGGTACGATCAGCCCTACTTGTTGCAATGGCCTTTGATCGCTTTGTGGCTGTGTGTAAGCCATTACGTTACAACACAATTCTGAGCCATTCCCTAGTTGGACGCCTGGGACTGTTGGCTCTAGCCAAAGGTGTGATTCTTATCCTGCCCATGCCTCTTCTACTTCAAAGGTTGACCTTCTGTCACATAGTCATTCCTCACACCTACTGTGATCACATGGCTGTGGTGAAAATGGCCTGTGGCCACACCAGACCTAATCGTATCTATGGCCTCTTTGTGATCCTACTTGTGGTGGGACTTGATCTGCTGCTCATTGGCTTCTCTTATGTCCTCATCCTGCAGGCTGTAGTACGTCTCAACTCTCAAGATGCTATCTTCAAGGCCCTCAACACCTGCTCAGCCCACCTCTTTGTCATCCTTGTCACTTATGCACCTGCACTCTTTTCCTCTGTCACTCATCGCATTGGTCACAACATCCCACCTCATGCCCATATTCTTCTTGCCAATCTCTACCTTCTCCTACCCTCAATGTTCAACCCCATCATCTATGGTATAAAGATGAAGGAAATACAGGACAAGGTGAATAAATGCCTGTGCAGAGGAACTTCATAA